In Lolium rigidum isolate FL_2022 chromosome 3, APGP_CSIRO_Lrig_0.1, whole genome shotgun sequence, the genomic window tgtgtaaaaggaCAAAATTCAGCTCTATAAATAATgttttttcacaagataaattttctcttttttacataaaccacaaaaaatattgatttttcatgaaacttgacgaatgctcatatattatggagatgtacacgtagatttttttgtcaaaaattttcgacaactcgaaatataattttttggtatagggagcatacgcacccgagagccgaattgaatttccggttagGGGAGCTCTATCTTGTACTCACTTGCATCCAAATTGCAGTGTCACGTCTTGTATTATTTTCTGACCTATATTCTCTGGCCTTTATGCCAAAATGTAGTGCATCTTAGTTTATTTTAAAGTCAAACAATGTAAATTTTAACCAAGTATTTAGAAAAATACAACAACATATACAATATTGAATATGTATTATATGAAATTGTATTTCCTGATTATTTTATTAATGTTGGTCTCATGGCGTAGATTTTAATATAGTTTTCTAaattcttggtcaaactttatattgtttgatttaaaaatttaaaaataaactaAGATGGACTCCACATAGAGAGGGAGTACTATATTTTCTCAGTTTAATATGTAAAAGGTGGGGTTTGCCTTCTGTGTACGAAATATATCCATTCACTGCTACCAATTGCACTACTCCTACCATGGTTCATTAGTCTAAGTATAGTTAAGTAGCTAGCATGCCTTAAGTAGCTAGGTGAGTGGACTACTGAAATAATTTCTGGAAAAAATATATATGGATCTGATTTTGAAGCAAAGGGTTGACCTAGTGGGTTACTCTGTCAGGTATAGCAGAATGTCCGGATCTTCATTGCCCACTTGCTAACAAGATGCATGGTATAGAGCTTAGTATGGGTCTGCGTCCTCTTCAGTATAAAGCAATGTTTGTTCATTGAAGTGTGCTTCCATGCTATATCCAAATGATATAtagtttgtattgtatattttgcAGCATGGATATATGTGAGCAAGCACTACCCTTATTTACAAATCGACTCCTACATCCCTCCTTCCAGCAGACAAGGAAATGATTGTCTGAATCTACGGAAACCAAGGACCACCATGAAGGATTCACCTATAGATATGCAGATCCAACACTGGAAACAATGTTCATGCATTGCCTCCACAAAGGGTACATACATGGTTATTTTGTAAAAGTGCGTTGCATGACAAGATCTCATATGATTTGCTCGGGATTCTGGGAATGTCTATGAACCAAAAAAAAGGAGATgtgcaatataaaaatattatttCCCCCCTCCCTTTTTGTACTGGTGGAAAGATTGATGGCAATCATTTCAACAGTAGTGACAGTACTCATAGAAATAGCTGGGTACAATGTAAACTGTCCCTTTACATTCACTTCTCCTTATATATAGGGGAGATGGACCCTCGCCCTGAGGTCATTGAGGTAGCCAACTAGCCATACAGGTTCTGATCACACCTTTCTCACCCTCGGTGCTTACACTGGTACTACTGTAGTACATGCAAGATCGTGGAGAGGCAAAAAAGATGATGTCACTAGAAGCTTAGGTTGTGCCCACATCTTTGGCTAGCTAGCTTCTTCCAGAGAGAGGCAAAGGAGATACATAGGCCTAGCTAGGTGGTGTGTGTCTTCTTCATTCCGTTCCATGAGCTTATGAGTGTAACCTTCCAAGAGAGAGTTGTGAGTTTGTGTGCCTAGCTAGCTATAGCCCTACTGATTGATTCTTGTGCCATTACATCGATCATGCAAGACCAAGCTAATTCCACGAGCCCTAGGCAGAGCCTCTGCACAGTTGAAGGCCccatcatcgtcggcgccggTCCGTcaggcctcgccgtcgccgccactcTCCGGAAGCACTCGGTGCCCTTCACCATCCTCGAGCGCTCCGACGACATTGCCGACCTCTGGACCAACCGCACCTATGGCCGCCTCCGTCTGCACCTCCCAAAGGTCTTCTGCGAGCTTCCCCATGTTCGCTTCCCTCCCGACTTCCCCGCCTACCCGAGCAAGCATGACTTCCTCCGCTACCTCCACTCTTACGCCGACCACTTCTCCATCTCGCCGCTGTTCGGCCGCACCGTGACACGGGCTCGGTTCGACGCGGTCACGTCGCTGTGGCATGTCACCGCGGTGGTGGAGGGTGGCGAGGTGACGGAGTATGTGTCGAGGTGGCTGGTGGTGGCCAGCGGGGAGAACGCCGAGGTCGTGGTGCCGAGGGTGAAGGGGAAGGAGAGGTTTGCCGGGGAGGTGCTACACTCCAGCGAGTACAAGAGCGGCGAGAGGTTCAAGGGCAAGAGGGTGCTGGTTGTGGGTTGTGGCAACTCCGGGATGGAGATGTGCTTGGACCTTTGCGAGCACGGTGCAATCCCTTTCATGTCTGTTAGGAGTGGGGTAAGTCTAGTCCCCTTGCCGCTATATATGGCTTTCTCTTGATGTTATGTGCGATGCTTGCCTGTTTTAGGAGCACTTTATGTCAACCTAAGTTTCAATAGTTTTCCTCTTTTCCTTTCTAGAACATGAGATCCTCCTCTGCCGTATTATGTTATTATATCAAGTATAACTTCTTGTTATGTAAATGAAATCTGTTCTTTCTTTACATGAATGATACATCCTACTTACCTTTCATCGATCCTTCGAGATATTTTAACATCTTGCACGTGACCTCATAATATGTTTTTGCAATGATGAACAGGTGCATGTTTTGCCAAGAGAGATGCTTGGAAGCTCAACATTTGGCATAGCCATGAATCTTCTTAGATGGCTGCCGGTAAACCTGGTGGATCGGTTCCTCCTGCTCGTTGCAAAGATGATCCTTGGAGACACCGAAAAGTACGGTCTGAAGAGGCCCAAGCTGGGGCCTTTGGAGATCAAGGGCGTCACCGGGAAGAGCCCTGTTCTGGACGTGGGAGCATGGTCCTTGATCAAATCTGGAGACATCAAGGTATGGTTTTGGTTacttctctctttctctctctatgGTTGCGAAGTGTCAACAGAGACTTGTTTCTTGTGCATGTCATTCCAACTGTCGATCGCTTTTGAGGTTTCTACAACGATCTTTTTTCCTCTTTCTTTAGGGGAGTGAGATTTTACATTTTTACTGGTAGTACCTCTTTTGCAAGGCCTCTATACCACTCTGGCTGATGCGGCCGAGGTCTGTACTTTTGGTATCTGTCTTGTTGCCCACGATGCAGAGAAATTTTACGTGTGGGAACAAAAATAGCACTGCCTTCATGGCATTCTCCACAGGCGTCCCTTGTTCACCTCCAGGACCAACCTCCTGTCGCGTTCTTCAGTGATACGCATCAGTAATAAACTTTTGTGATGAGCTAGCAACAAGAACCCGTACAGAGTGCACATTCTTTTTGACTTGAAACCTCTCTCTAGCTTCGTCTCTACATTTTTATATAAATATGTTTACGGCGTATGTGGACTGTGCACGTCTGAGGTTTCTGATGGCTTGTGCGCTGTAACAAACGCCTGCAGGTGGTGGCAGAGGTGGAGTCACTGGGGTGCAACGGGGCAAGGTTCGTGGACGGAAACGACATGGCCTTGGATGCCGTCATCTTCGCCACCGGCTACAGAAGCAACGTCCCGTCCTGGCTCCAGGTAGGTAACAGTTCCACAAAGCAAGTCGACATTTTCCACAAATGCATCAGCTAGCGCACAGATACATCTGCAGTTACGGAAACCGTGACCCGTTCACGACGTGCTTGCAGGACGGCGAGTTCTTCAGGGAGGACGGCAAGCCGAGATCGCGCAGCCCCAGCAACTGGAGAGGCCCCAACGGGCTGTACTGCGTCGGGTTCACCGGCCAGGGCTTGCTCGGCGCCGGCAAGGACGCGCTAAGGGCCGCCTCCGACATCGCCGGGAGGTGGCaggagatggtggcagcagccgcGCCTGGAGCGGCCACGATCTCCCCAGTGTGATACACAGGGCGGTGCTGCTGCACCCCGCTATGCATGTAGCTGGAGGGGGACTGGTGCGAGCAGCTGCTGATGATGGCGCTGTTCACCGCAGCAGTGGCAGCACATATGTAGatgggagaggaagaagaggtgtGTGTTAGTGTGTATGTGCAGTGGCCTCAGGGAGGACTGTGACAAAATTTTGAATAGGAAGTCGCCTGTCCCCATGCTCCCCAATCGCCCTTGGATGCGCATACGGCTGAAAGAGCCCAGGCGTTTTTTTTTTGTCCAACAAACGCAGGGCTGATGTCTGCGTTACATACGTCGCCAAGCCCAAGGCCATTTGGTTTGGTTtgcccccctcccctccccctcttGGCCCTAGCTCACTTCTACTCTCTCATGCAGTCATGCTGTTCCCAGTGTAACATCACTTCCAGTTTACACATGCGCACAGAAGAGAGAACAGTTGGGACTATGCTTCCTAAACGTCTCTTCTGCTCCCAACCTCTAGTGCTccctttatttttttaaaaatcaacaatcgtgtttatgggattcaaaaaATCCCGAAAATACCGCCGTGTTCTCCAACTGTGTAGACGCCTTCGTAAAAAGCTCTCTGTGCTCCATACAgaggaccatgaacggagcaaagatgTACACCGGAAGATAACCTACagaagagaagaatttttattattaaacaccttatcatttctacatagccaaagcgaccagatAACAGAAATTGTTCCACCCTAATAAGTATTTTAAATCTCTGATCCACACCATCGAGAAAATTACCGAATATATTGGTAACCCTACTTGGCAGGTATAAGGTAGAATCTATTTGGacgattgaccatatagaccttgCAAAATAACAATGGAAGAAAAGGTGCTTAATTGTCTCCTCTTGGTGACAAAAGGCACACttcttgcatccttgccaattgcGTTTAGCAAGATTATCCTTAGTTAAAATGACCTCTTTATAGAGGTACCACGCAAAAAACTTTGTTTTAGTAGCATCTTCATTTTCCAGATCAATTTATTACTAACTACCAGCTTAATGGCCTAGACTAATGCTTTATACATGGAATCCACTGAAAATAAACCATTCTCATTTAGATTCCATCGAAACTCATCAGACCCTTACGATAACTGGACAAAAGCCAGACGTTGAAGCATTGCATTCCAAGATGCAAGCCAGGGGCCGATAAGATCTCGTCTGAATGTCACATTTGGCGGAGAGGTACCCATCACCATGGCTATGGTTTCTCCTTTATGGTCCACAATGTTGTAGAAAGCTGGATATTGTTTCCGTAGCATGACATTTCCaagccatttatcctcccagaatcTTATCTCCGATCCATCCCTGATAGAGAAAGAACTATATGGGAAAAAAAATACTTTTTCATCGCCATGAAGCCAGCCCAAAAGTACgaatcccctggtttccaaaATACCTGGGATATCGCTTTTGAGCCCACGTACTTCCTTCTCAAAATAGTTTGACATACCGCATCCTCTACAAGAACCATAAGGCTTGGCTTTTATCGCCAACGCTCTTCATCATCCTTTGTTTCACCCTCTTTATATGTGGTGAGCAATCTACAAAAACCAATATTGCAAA contains:
- the LOC124694747 gene encoding indole-3-pyruvate monooxygenase YUCCA8-like, producing the protein MQDQANSTSPRQSLCTVEGPIIVGAGPSGLAVAATLRKHSVPFTILERSDDIADLWTNRTYGRLRLHLPKVFCELPHVRFPPDFPAYPSKHDFLRYLHSYADHFSISPLFGRTVTRARFDAVTSLWHVTAVVEGGEVTEYVSRWLVVASGENAEVVVPRVKGKERFAGEVLHSSEYKSGERFKGKRVLVVGCGNSGMEMCLDLCEHGAIPFMSVRSGVHVLPREMLGSSTFGIAMNLLRWLPVNLVDRFLLLVAKMILGDTEKYGLKRPKLGPLEIKGVTGKSPVLDVGAWSLIKSGDIKVVAEVESLGCNGARFVDGNDMALDAVIFATGYRSNVPSWLQDGEFFREDGKPRSRSPSNWRGPNGLYCVGFTGQGLLGAGKDALRAASDIAGRWQEMVAAAAPGAATISPV